GGCCGCGCCCGCGAGGTGGCCGCCGGTCTCGCCGCGGGCCCGTCGGGCGCGCACACCGCGATCCGGCATCTGCTGTACTCGTCGGCGTCGAACACCCTCGCCGAACAGCTCGCCGCGGAAGCCGAGTCGATCGCCGCCCTCTCGGTGACCGCGGAGGGCATGGAGGGCGTGGACGCCTTCGTCGCCAAGCGTGCGCCGGATTTCCCCGGCGCACGCGGCTGAACCTGCGACAGCAGCCGGATTCCGTCCACCCACCCCGAGTCCGCCCAGCCACCGGGTTTCCGTCCGCCCACCCGCAATAGACCGGGTGGGCGAACGGATTCCAGGTGACGGGACGGAATCCGGCGCGCAGGTTACGGGAGGCGCCAGTCGACCGGCTCGGCGCCGAGGTCGAGCAGATCCTCGTTGGCGCGGCTGAACGGCCGGGAACCGAAGAAGCCGCGGGACGCCGACAGCGGCGACGGGTGCGCCGACTCGATCACCGGCACATCCGGCAGCCACTGCGCGGCGCGCCGCGCGTCGTTGCCCCAGAGGATCGCCACCAGCGGCTCGTCGCGCGCGGCGAGCGCCGCGATGGCGCACTCGGTCACCTCCTCCCAGCCCTTCCCGCGATGCGACGCCGCGTCGCCCGGCGAGACGGTGAGCACTCTGTTGAGCAGCAGGACGCCCTGCCGCGCCCACGGGGTGAGGTCACCGTTCGACGGCCGCGGGTACCCGAGGTCGTCGCAGTACTCGGTGTAGATGTTGATCAGCGATTTGGGGATCGGCGAGACGTCCGGGGCCACCGAGAAGCTGAGGCCGACGGCGTGGCCGGGCGTCGGATACGGGTCCTGGCCGACGATGAGCACGCGGACGTCGTCGAACGGCTGAGTGAACGCGCGCAGCACGTTCTTCCCGGCCGGGAGGTATCCGCGGCCGGCGGCGTTCTCGGCGCGCAAGAACTGCCCCATCTCGGCAATCCGCCCCTCCACCGGGGCCAGAGCCCGGGCCCAGCCGGGATCGATCAGTTCGGCGAGCGGCGCGGCCATCAGTCGAGCCTCCGCAGCTCACGCGCGTAGTACTGCGCGTTCTGGAAGTACAGTTCGGTGTTGCCCGCGGTGTGCCCCTCGGGAACCTCGACGCCCTCGCGCACCTTGGCCGGCACCCCGACCGCCATCGCCCGCGCCGGGATCCGCGTGTTGTACGGCACCACCGCGCCGGCGCCGACCACCGAGCCCGCGCCGATCGTCGAACCGTTGAGCACCACCGAGCCGGACGCGATCAGGCAGTCGTCGCCGATCACCGCGCCCTCGATGTGCGCGTTGTGCCCCACCACGCAATTCGCGCCGATCACGGTCGGGTCCTTGAACGTGCAGTGGACGATGGTGCCGTCCTGGATGTTGGTGCGTGCCCCGACGGTGATGGTCCCGTAGTCGCCGCGCAGCACCGCGCCGGGCCAGACCGAGACGCCGTCACCGAGGGTGACGTCACCGATCACGGTCGCGTCGGGGTGGACGTAGACATCGGTGCCGAGAGTCGGTGCGCGATCACCGAGAGCGTAGACAGCCATGGGTCGATCTAACCACCGGCGTCAGTGCCCGAAGTCGAGCGGCGCC
The nucleotide sequence above comes from Gordonia sp. PP30. Encoded proteins:
- a CDS encoding uracil-DNA glycosylase; this translates as MAAPLAELIDPGWARALAPVEGRIAEMGQFLRAENAAGRGYLPAGKNVLRAFTQPFDDVRVLIVGQDPYPTPGHAVGLSFSVAPDVSPIPKSLINIYTEYCDDLGYPRPSNGDLTPWARQGVLLLNRVLTVSPGDAASHRGKGWEEVTECAIAALAARDEPLVAILWGNDARRAAQWLPDVPVIESAHPSPLSASRGFFGSRPFSRANEDLLDLGAEPVDWRLP
- a CDS encoding gamma carbonic anhydrase family protein — its product is MAVYALGDRAPTLGTDVYVHPDATVIGDVTLGDGVSVWPGAVLRGDYGTITVGARTNIQDGTIVHCTFKDPTVIGANCVVGHNAHIEGAVIGDDCLIASGSVVLNGSTIGAGSVVGAGAVVPYNTRIPARAMAVGVPAKVREGVEVPEGHTAGNTELYFQNAQYYARELRRLD